Genomic window (Roseivirga sp. 4D4):
GAAGACAGAGAAAAATCATTGGATGCTAACAGCATTTTCTAAAAAATAGTGTTGTGTGTTTTGAGTTATCTCCGTTTAGTGCGGAGGAGATTGACCGTGGTGGGCACTCGCCCACCACTTTTTTTGTGTAGAAAATACCCAAAGTGTAGTGATTTCTCCACATCATGGTTCGGGTGAAAAGGTCACACCCTTGAAAAAATGCCCCTATGCTACGATTCACAATTTGGTATGATGTTTTCTTCCTTTTTGCCGATAGCTAAAAAAGTTATGAAGCGATTTATTCAAGGAAATTGGGATCAGATAAAATCCAGGTTAAGCGCCAAATATGATTCATTGACTGAGAGTGACCTAAGGTATCAAGATGGGTCAGAAGAAGAGCTCTTGAGAAATTTGCGGTTCAAATTAAACATGGACCAATCAGAGTTGATGTCAGAATTGAGAAAAATAATTACAAGATCTAAATAAAAAAATATGAATTTTGACCTGTCACAGGCCTTATCAATAGTACAGAATAAGTTGGAGGGATGGCTAGAGAAAATCACCGCCCTGCTACCAAATATTGTTGTCTCCCTCTTAGTGATGGTGCTTTTTTACTTCCTCTCAAGAGGAGTAAGAGTACTGTCTAGAAAGTTGCTCAGCAGGCTGGTAGACCAAGAGACCATAGTAAGTCTGTTTTCTACAATTCTATCCTTCCTAACGCTCGGTACGGGATTAATTATTGCTCTTAATTTGCTTCACTTAAGCCAGGCAGTCACTTCCTTACTCGCGGGTGCGGGTATCATTGGTTTGGCCATTGGTTTTGCCTTTCAGGATATATCGGCAAACTTCATTTCCGGGGTTATTATGGCCTTTAAACGCCCTATCAGCGTTGGCGATATCATTGAAACCAACAGCTACATGGGCTTTGTAAGAGAAATTCAACTGAGAGCTACGATCATCGAAACCTTTACCGGATTGCATGTCATCATTCCAAATCGGATGATTTTTCAAAACCCGATGACAAACTATACTAAAACATTTAGAAGAAGGGTTGATTTGCACGTTGGCGTCTCATATGCTGAAGATCTTGACAAGGTGAAGGAAATCACTGAAAAGGCGGTGGCTTCAAATCCCTATCTGACTGATGAAAAGGACATTCGTTTCGTTTTTGAGGAGTTTGCAGACTCTTCCGTTAACTTCAGAGTAATGTTCTGGGTGAACTATTCTCCTCAAAACCCAAATTACCTTGAGGCCAGAAGTGATGCTATTATTGCCATTAAGAAGGCCTTCAACGAGCATGATATTACCATTCCTTTCCCTATCAGAACATTGGATTTTGGTATTAAGGGTGGACAGACGCTGAATGAGCAAATTGATTCATCAGGTACTAAGCTTATTCCTATGAAGGCGTCCAAATAAGCCATCTAGCGTTATAAAGAAATCATCCATCAATACTCTTGGCTAAATAATGTTTGGAGGGTAGAAGATGTTCGGTCTCTTATCCTTGAATGAAGGAAGCCTCACGCAGTTTTAAAAAAAATGTACTCATCTCCATCTTTTAGCTGGTATGACTTTTGACTAAATGAAATTGAAACTAAAACCTATACAATATGAAAACTTGTAAAAAACTTACAATTACCCTCTTCCTTTTGATACTTATTGGTTCATCAGGATTTGCCCAGAATAATAATTCCATCGGACTTCGGTTTGGAGGAACAAGCGGCATTACTTACAAGCATAATTCTTCGTTCGAAGCAATTCTTGGCTTTTGGGGTAATGGTATTAGTATCACAGCACTCAAAGAAAAGAGTAAACAAGCATTCGATGCTGTAGGTCTTAATTGGTATTATGGTTTTGGTGGTCACGTAGCCTTTTTTAATGACAATGATCCGAGCAATGATTTTGGGCGTGGTAACAGGACTTACCTTTCCAATGAGATGGCCTTTGGTGTCGATGCAATATTTGGACTTGAATACCACTTACCAGAAATACCATTTGCGATCAGCCTTGGGTTTAAGCCGTTTTTGGAAATAGATACAGACGGAAGGTTTTATGGAGCACCAGATCCAGGTTTTGGAATAAAATTTAAGTTCTAGTAACACTTCACTCACAATGAAAGTCAAAGGCCACCCCGATTAATCGGGGTGGCCTTATTTTATGTATCACTCAATCGAGAGATACTCATAAGAAGGGCGTTATGTTTTGGATTTCAACAGCCTTTTGTTGGTTGGAAGGTTCATGTCATTAGAACCAATGTTGCATCCCCTCTACACAATAACTTTTGACTGGGGAGATTTTTCTACAATAATCTAGGTCAATCGATCAATACGGGTCATTTGGGCAGTGGCATGAGTATTGGTCTTAGAGGTTTAAAGAATTAACCAAAAAATAAATAATATGAAAACTCTTAAAACCTTAAAATTTGCTCTTATCGGAGTATTAGCATTAACATTTAGCTCGTGTGGCAACGATGATGAAGTGGATGGTTCTGGCCAGGCTTCTATTGAAGTAACTGATGCACCCATTGATAACACTGAAGTACAAGGAGTCTTTGTGACCATTACGGACGTGAAAATTAATGGCCAGTCGGCATCGTCATTTGATGGCAAGACAACAGTTGACTTGTTAGCCCTTCAAAATGGTAGAACGGAAATTTTGGCTAACGAAGAATTGGATGCTGGAACTTATAACAGTATCACTTTTACATTAGACTTGGCAACAGATGCCTCAGGCAATACACCAGGGTCTTATGTGATGACCAGCTCGGGGAAGCAAGCACTGGAAATGGAAGGTCAAAGCGAAGTAGATTTAATAGCTACAGGTTCGTATAACATTTTGGCCAACAGTTCTAATGCCCTAGTGGTAGACTTTGACCTAAGGAAAATGATTCAGGAAGAAACTAATGGAGCTGATGATTATACCTTCGTAACAAGAGCAGAAGCAAATGCTGCTTTGAGACTAGTTGAAAAAAGAGTTACAGGATCTATTGTGGGTCAGGTGGACATGGACGATTTTGATGATGCTGACAAGGTGATTGTTTATGCATACAAAGAAGGTACTTTCAATAGAGAGACAGAAACAAGTGGACAAGGTTCTAGTAACGTTATGTTCGCAAATGCAGTAAGTAGTACAGCCATTGCTGAAGGTGCAATCTCTGATAGATTCGAACTTAACTTTATGGAAGCGGGCAATTATGAGCTAGTTTACGCAGCCTATTCAGAAAACACCTTGACTGGTGAATTAGAGTTCGAAAGCTTTATAGAGACTTCTGCTGGTGCAGAGGGAGAGATAACAGATGTGGTAGCTGTTGAGGCTAACGTTCAACTGAATCTTTCACTGATTTTTAGTGCAATGATTGACTAATGATTAGTGTCTTCATATGACAAACAAGTGGGCTCTTTAGCCCACTTTTTCATAATCTTCATCCAAAAAAATCCTATGAAAGATATCCTTAGAATGCTCGCAGTTTTGGTATTGGGTTTTTTGCTTCTCTCTTATGCGAGAAAACAAACGGTTCCAATAGCCACTCCCTCAGAAATTGAGGTTACTCGTACTATTGAGGTTGCAATGAACTCATTGGAAACCTTGGAACGTAAAATGGCAACCACATATAGTTCAAATACTGATAGTCTTATTAAGACAAGAAAAAAGGATTTGAACTTAGCTGCCTTGTCTGTCGAAAACGCGGGTAATGCTGAGTTGTTGGTTCTTCAACAAGACTGCCAGGAAATCAACCAGTGGATTGAGGCTACACTAAAGTCTCTCGATAGCTTGGGTTTAGTAAGGAAGATCAACGCAGGTGGCAAAATCAAATAATACGAAGTCAAAATCACTAATTATGAAGAATTATATAAAATCAACATTAATTTTTTCCCTGTGCTTATTCATATTTAGCTGCTCGGGAGAAAAGAAATCGAATTTTGAAAAAGAAAGAGCTGACTTTAAAGAGAGCTTTGAAAAAGGTATAAATAGCATTGATGAAAAAATTTCTGAAATTGATGATGAGCTTGAAAGTGCAGGAGGCGATGTGGCCGAGAGTTTAAGAGAAACTAGAGATAAACTGGTAGAGAAAAGGTCAGAACTCCAAAGAGGCCTTGAAAGGCTCGAAAGATCGACTGAGGCCGCTTGGGAAGGTACCAAGGACTGGGCCGAAGATGCCTATGAATCAATGGAAGAGTTCTTTGAAGATCTCCAATCCTGATTTGACAAATCAAACACCTAAAAAGGTATGAATCTTCATTGGATTCATACCTTTTTTGTTTTGATAAGACTTAGCAAATTTTCATTGATTTAGCGGAACAGCCTGATATTATCACAAAAAAACCCTCTCGAAATGAGAAGGTCATTATTGTTTCTGCTTTTCTATAAGAGCACCTGGCCCAACAAAGACAGTACAAAGAGTACCACAAATAGAAAAAACAAAAACTTTGCGATTTTGGATGTGGCCGAAGCAACGCCTCTAAAGCCGAATAGCGCAGCAATGACTGCTACAATAAAAAAAACTAGTGCCCAGTAAAGCATAATATAAATTTTTTAAAGTGAAACATTATTGAACCTGATACTATGTGTATCTACACTTTTAACTCCAAATTGTGAGCCACCTTCTGAAGTCTGTTCTATAGACTTGAAATGGATATTAGCCCAAATTTGAGTGTGTAATAATTCCCCGTGTTGAGGACTTTTTGGACAACCAGCTAGCCATGTGCTCCAAAAACCCAATGAGGGGCTAATTAATTATCTGGCAGGATATTAGCCGTTGTGTTAATATGAAACTCTCCATACAAAAGGCCACCTATATCTTACTCTTTGTCATAGCTTCTGCCATGATTGCTATCCACGCGGGAAACATTCTAAAACCTATGGTTTTTGCGGTTCTGGCAGCTACTATTTATCTCAAGCCAGCCCAATGGATAGAAAAAAGAGGACTTGGTAGAGCAGCATCTGTATTATTGACCCTTTTACTTGGTACAGTCATTCTGACCGGTTTTGGCTATTTATTGGCAAATGAGACCGTTCAAGTCATGACTACCTTGAAAACAGAATTGAATATTGATAAGCCCTCTCAAGTGATTGCCGAAGAGCTTAATAGTCAGCTTAATAGTGAGTGGCTCTATTTAGATAAAAATGAAGTTTCAGACACTTTCAGAAAATGGTTAGGAGATGTTGGGGTGCCATTTATTAGCAACACTTTCAAGTCTACGGGGTACATAATAAGCAATGCTGCTTTGTCAATGATTTATACATTTTTCATTCTACTTTATAGAAGAGGAATAGTTGAATCAATATTAAAGATTTGGTCAAATTCAGAAGAGAGTGATCAATCAATCATTATAAACAGAATTCTCAAAACAGGTCAACAGTACGTTGGTGGTTTGGCAGCATTAATTGTCCTTTTGTCCATTCTATATGCGATTACATTTTGGGCATTTGGATTGGAATACGCCATCGTTTTCGCGGTAATTGCTGCTACTTTGGCTGTAATACCCTATATAGGTACTACGCTGGGAGCCTCATTGCCCGTTGTATACGCTTATTTATCATATGAAAATCACTATATAGCCTTAGGTTTAATTGCTTGTATAATGACCATTCAAATGCTGGAGGGGAATTTTTTGACGCCAAAGATTGTAGGAGGATCAATGAAGCTAAATCCTTTCGTTTCCTTATTGGCGGTGGTGTTTGGTAATTTTATTTGGGGGCTAGCAGGAATGATCTTGTTCCTTCCGCTTGCCGCTATGTTGAAGATAGTATTGATGGAGACAAATAGCCTGCATCCAATTGGAGAGTTGATGGGTCAAAATCTTATAAAACCAGAACAAAAGGATGAATAACGGTATACTGCTTACAAGATTATTAGAAGTACTCTATCTAATTTCAACGTTCCTTTGTCTTAGTATGGTTATCGCTCATCAACTGCGTATTTCTCACTGGCTTGTGAGAATGTTTGATTTTCCTGTCAAGCAGATGGTGATTATTCAGTTGGCACTCTCATTCATCATGTACCTATCTGTATTTGATGGTTCCCTGCTACTTCATATAATACCAATGATTACAGGG
Coding sequences:
- a CDS encoding mechanosensitive ion channel family protein, whose product is MNFDLSQALSIVQNKLEGWLEKITALLPNIVVSLLVMVLFYFLSRGVRVLSRKLLSRLVDQETIVSLFSTILSFLTLGTGLIIALNLLHLSQAVTSLLAGAGIIGLAIGFAFQDISANFISGVIMAFKRPISVGDIIETNSYMGFVREIQLRATIIETFTGLHVIIPNRMIFQNPMTNYTKTFRRRVDLHVGVSYAEDLDKVKEITEKAVASNPYLTDEKDIRFVFEEFADSSVNFRVMFWVNYSPQNPNYLEARSDAIIAIKKAFNEHDITIPFPIRTLDFGIKGGQTLNEQIDSSGTKLIPMKASK
- a CDS encoding DUF4382 domain-containing protein; translated protein: MKTLKTLKFALIGVLALTFSSCGNDDEVDGSGQASIEVTDAPIDNTEVQGVFVTITDVKINGQSASSFDGKTTVDLLALQNGRTEILANEELDAGTYNSITFTLDLATDASGNTPGSYVMTSSGKQALEMEGQSEVDLIATGSYNILANSSNALVVDFDLRKMIQEETNGADDYTFVTRAEANAALRLVEKRVTGSIVGQVDMDDFDDADKVIVYAYKEGTFNRETETSGQGSSNVMFANAVSSTAIAEGAISDRFELNFMEAGNYELVYAAYSENTLTGELEFESFIETSAGAEGEITDVVAVEANVQLNLSLIFSAMID
- a CDS encoding DUF1328 domain-containing protein, which codes for MLYWALVFFIVAVIAALFGFRGVASATSKIAKFLFFLFVVLFVLSLLGQVLL
- a CDS encoding AI-2E family transporter, which encodes MKLSIQKATYILLFVIASAMIAIHAGNILKPMVFAVLAATIYLKPAQWIEKRGLGRAASVLLTLLLGTVILTGFGYLLANETVQVMTTLKTELNIDKPSQVIAEELNSQLNSEWLYLDKNEVSDTFRKWLGDVGVPFISNTFKSTGYIISNAALSMIYTFFILLYRRGIVESILKIWSNSEESDQSIIINRILKTGQQYVGGLAALIVLLSILYAITFWAFGLEYAIVFAVIAATLAVIPYIGTTLGASLPVVYAYLSYENHYIALGLIACIMTIQMLEGNFLTPKIVGGSMKLNPFVSLLAVVFGNFIWGLAGMILFLPLAAMLKIVLMETNSLHPIGELMGQNLIKPEQKDE